The proteins below are encoded in one region of Sulfolobus sp. A20:
- a CDS encoding 2-oxoacid:ferredoxin oxidoreductase subunit alpha yields MRISWMIGGAQGAGVDTSANIFGNAVAANGYYIYGNREYYSNIKGRHSYFNLTISDKPPRSIAQQVEILASFDAETVFQHFTEVKDVLIYNTEVENTKVEQVQSMEGEIAEKVISFLKEKGYGTTVKDVVSYLQKEKKIKVIPINYQEILKKVADQAKVQLSVADRAKNTIAIAASYKLLGLKEEHLYNSIRRTFKQELFSKINSLASQITMSDIQPVYNLQEIPNNKEKINIDGNTAVAIGKIYGGLRFQTYYPITPASDESVYIEAHQNVFTVDPKTGEKRKSTIVVVQTEDELAAINMASGAALTGVRAATATSGPGFSLMVEGVGWAGMNEVPVVVTYYIRGGPSTGQPTRTSQADLMFAMYAGHGEFGKIVIASGDHMEAFQDAIWALNLAQKYQMPVIHLVDKALANSYSIIPKEFLGMENIKIEKGKIYIAKGTEDVKRFEITEDGISPFTPLGFGRVHYTGDEHDEYGFIAEAGENREKMYIKRIKKIDTADKEIPEEDRIKIYGDSSAKAAIITWGSPKGAILDAMEELEAEGIKLQMIQLRMFNPFPKNLMKKLLSGKDIIIDVESNYFGQAGMLLKLFTGIEPTNYILKVNGRPIMRDEVKEGIKAVIQKGEKKVFLHGGA; encoded by the coding sequence ATGCGAATTAGTTGGATGATAGGAGGTGCGCAAGGAGCAGGTGTCGATACTTCTGCCAATATTTTCGGCAATGCTGTTGCTGCTAATGGTTATTACATTTATGGAAACAGAGAATACTATTCTAATATTAAAGGAAGACACTCTTACTTTAATTTAACGATTAGTGATAAACCGCCTAGAAGTATTGCTCAACAAGTCGAAATACTCGCCAGTTTTGATGCAGAGACTGTCTTTCAGCACTTTACTGAAGTAAAGGATGTTTTAATTTATAATACAGAAGTCGAGAATACTAAAGTAGAACAAGTACAGAGCATGGAAGGGGAAATTGCTGAGAAAGTAATATCATTCTTAAAGGAAAAAGGCTATGGCACGACCGTTAAGGACGTTGTAAGCTACTTGCAAAAGGAGAAGAAGATTAAGGTAATACCGATTAATTATCAAGAGATTTTAAAGAAAGTGGCTGATCAAGCAAAGGTTCAATTGAGTGTAGCTGATAGGGCTAAAAATACTATTGCCATTGCAGCTTCTTATAAACTACTAGGATTAAAAGAAGAGCACTTATACAATTCAATAAGGAGAACGTTTAAACAAGAATTGTTTTCTAAGATAAACTCCCTTGCTTCTCAAATCACAATGTCTGATATACAGCCCGTATATAACTTACAAGAGATCCCCAATAATAAGGAGAAAATAAATATTGATGGGAACACTGCAGTAGCAATAGGTAAGATATATGGAGGACTAAGGTTCCAAACCTATTATCCTATAACACCAGCTAGTGATGAAAGTGTATACATCGAAGCTCATCAAAATGTCTTTACAGTTGATCCCAAGACTGGAGAGAAGAGAAAATCCACAATAGTTGTAGTGCAAACTGAAGATGAATTAGCAGCTATAAATATGGCATCTGGTGCAGCCTTGACTGGAGTTAGGGCAGCCACAGCAACGTCTGGTCCAGGTTTCTCTTTGATGGTTGAAGGAGTTGGATGGGCTGGAATGAACGAAGTTCCAGTAGTAGTAACTTATTATATAAGAGGAGGCCCATCTACTGGTCAACCAACTAGGACTTCTCAAGCAGACTTAATGTTTGCTATGTATGCAGGTCATGGAGAGTTTGGAAAAATAGTAATAGCTTCTGGTGATCATATGGAAGCTTTTCAAGATGCGATATGGGCATTAAACTTAGCTCAGAAATATCAGATGCCGGTAATTCACTTAGTAGACAAGGCATTAGCCAACTCATACTCAATTATTCCTAAGGAATTCCTAGGAATGGAGAATATAAAGATAGAGAAAGGAAAGATTTACATCGCTAAAGGGACGGAAGATGTGAAAAGATTTGAAATAACTGAAGACGGAATATCTCCATTTACTCCATTGGGCTTTGGAAGAGTTCATTATACTGGAGATGAACACGACGAGTACGGATTTATTGCTGAAGCAGGAGAAAACAGAGAAAAAATGTACATAAAGAGAATTAAGAAAATAGACACTGCTGACAAGGAAATACCTGAGGAGGATAGAATTAAAATTTATGGAGATAGTAGCGCAAAGGCCGCTATTATAACCTGGGGTTCTCCAAAAGGTGCTATATTAGATGCGATGGAGGAGTTGGAAGCTGAGGGAATAAAATTGCAAATGATTCAACTAAGGATGTTTAATCCATTCCCCAAGAATCTCATGAAGAAGTTGTTGAGTGGTAAGGATATCATTATAGATGTAGAAAGTAATTATTTCGGACAAGCTGGTATGCTCTTAAAGCTCTTCACAGGGATTGAGCCAACCAATTATATATTAAAGGTAAATGGAAGACCCATAATGAGGGATGAAGTAAAGGAAGGTATAAAAGCAGTTATTCAAAAAGGTGAAAAGAAGGTGTTCCTCCATGGCGGGGCCTAA
- a CDS encoding MarR family transcriptional regulator — protein sequence MQSSSENGIKLPDGRTVSVLDVIGFIYGLTNRDIEILSMILNSNTPLSMEDISQRLGITKSVVNKSILNLEKKGLIIKEKTEMPKKGRRTYLYKADPQYLSKKIINDIDQLTNVMKSKIIIVTGLKIEK from the coding sequence ATGCAAAGCAGTAGTGAAAATGGCATAAAATTACCAGACGGCAGAACGGTAAGTGTTCTAGATGTAATAGGATTCATTTATGGATTAACAAACAGAGATATAGAGATTCTCAGCATGATACTGAACTCTAATACCCCCCTATCGATGGAGGATATTTCGCAAAGATTAGGGATAACTAAATCTGTCGTAAATAAATCTATACTAAACTTAGAGAAGAAAGGTCTAATAATTAAGGAGAAAACCGAAATGCCAAAGAAAGGGAGAAGGACTTATCTGTATAAGGCTGACCCACAATATCTCAGCAAGAAAATAATCAATGACATAGATCAATTGACTAATGTAATGAAGTCTAAGATAATAATAGTAACTGGATTAAAGATAGAAAAATAA
- a CDS encoding DUF3311 domain-containing protein — protein sequence MVNPKYIGVGILLVIPFIAYFAIPTYNKAQPELGGLPFFYWYQTLWLAISTLLFSIAALILAKR from the coding sequence ATGGTCAATCCAAAATATATAGGAGTGGGTATATTGTTAGTAATTCCATTTATAGCATATTTTGCAATACCCACGTATAATAAAGCACAACCTGAGCTTGGGGGCCTACCGTTCTTCTATTGGTACCAAACATTATGGCTCGCTATATCGACTTTACTTTTCTCGATAGCTGCTCTAATATTAGCCAAAAGGTGA
- a CDS encoding 2-oxoacid:ferredoxin oxidoreductase subunit beta: MAGPKVEWNDWCPGCGNFGILSAEQQALQELGLDPKKVVIVSGIGCSGKIPHFIRLPVSGVHTLHGRALTFAIGVKLANPSLEVIVNGGDGDQLGIGVGHFVSAGRRNVDITVIVHDNGVYGLTKGQAAPTLKLGVKTKSLPKPNINSDINPLALAISAGYTFVARGYAYDVKHLKELIKKAIKHKGLAMIDVLQPCPTYNDIHTKEYYDKRVYKLDDDPSWDPVVKKPEEIEEKMKRAITRSMEWGERIPIGVFFQNELVSTYEQRIVERSPSYLDNPPATDAIEYEGKPTTQIDDILNERKVG; encoded by the coding sequence ATGGCGGGGCCTAAAGTAGAGTGGAATGACTGGTGCCCTGGGTGCGGTAACTTCGGTATCTTAAGTGCTGAACAACAAGCTTTACAAGAACTAGGGTTAGATCCAAAGAAAGTTGTTATAGTTAGCGGTATTGGATGTTCTGGAAAAATACCTCATTTCATAAGGTTACCAGTAAGCGGAGTTCATACTCTCCACGGTAGAGCATTAACTTTTGCAATAGGTGTAAAATTAGCTAACCCATCATTAGAGGTTATTGTAAATGGTGGAGACGGAGATCAATTAGGAATTGGTGTAGGGCATTTCGTAAGTGCTGGAAGAAGAAATGTGGATATAACTGTAATAGTTCACGATAATGGAGTATATGGACTTACTAAAGGACAAGCTGCACCAACTCTGAAGTTGGGCGTTAAGACTAAGAGTTTACCAAAACCTAACATTAATAGTGACATAAATCCCTTAGCTTTAGCCATTAGTGCAGGTTATACTTTCGTAGCTAGAGGATATGCTTATGATGTAAAACATCTTAAAGAACTAATTAAGAAGGCCATAAAGCATAAGGGATTAGCTATGATCGATGTGTTACAACCATGTCCGACATATAATGACATACATACGAAAGAGTATTATGATAAGAGGGTATACAAGCTAGACGATGATCCAAGCTGGGATCCCGTGGTTAAAAAGCCTGAGGAAATCGAAGAAAAAATGAAAAGGGCTATTACAAGAAGCATGGAATGGGGAGAGAGAATTCCAATAGGAGTGTTCTTCCAGAATGAACTAGTATCAACGTACGAGCAAAGAATAGTTGAAAGATCTCCATCATATTTGGATAATCCTCCTGCAACTGATGCAATTGAGTACGAAGGGAAGCCAACTACACAAATAGACGACATACTAAATGAGAGAAAGGTAGGGTAA
- a CDS encoding deoxyribodipyrimidine photo-lyase: protein MLCLFIFRRDLRLDDNTGLVKALRECEEVIPAFIIDPRQVGDTNEYKSEKAVRFMFNSINELDEELRSKGARLHVYEGIAEEVVKGLLKEVDRVYINVDYTPFSRVRDEKIMEYCKHYNKELISTEDYLLTSVNDFKNYRSFTVFYASVRKKQVREPVKNTFSNYYSKSIGDEVDLPPRHEGPGGRKEGLYLIERAKKIDYSRRDYPAEDNVSFLSPHLKFGTVSVREVYHELKGNQAFIRQLYWRDFYTLLAYHNDRVFSEPLRREYKYIEWENNERLFTAWKEGRTGYPIIDAGMRQLNETGYMHNRVRMLTAFFLVKVLLVDWRWGEKYFATRLIDYDPAVNNGNWQWVASVGTDYIFRIFDPWKQQRIYDPEGKYIKKYIKELEPYPSEVIHEIYKHNVPNYPRPIVDWRVRVKLAKKLYESCKINSKLFDSGREQLY from the coding sequence ATGTTATGCTTATTCATTTTTAGAAGGGATTTAAGATTAGACGATAATACGGGTTTGGTGAAGGCTCTAAGAGAGTGTGAAGAAGTTATTCCAGCATTCATAATTGATCCTAGGCAAGTAGGGGATACAAATGAGTATAAGTCTGAGAAGGCAGTGAGGTTTATGTTTAACTCAATAAACGAACTAGATGAGGAACTTAGGAGTAAGGGGGCTAGATTGCATGTTTACGAGGGAATTGCAGAGGAAGTTGTAAAAGGTTTACTAAAGGAGGTTGATCGCGTTTACATAAATGTTGACTATACACCCTTTAGTAGGGTGAGAGATGAGAAGATTATGGAGTATTGTAAACATTATAATAAAGAGTTAATATCTACAGAAGATTATTTGCTTACTTCCGTTAATGATTTCAAAAATTATCGTAGCTTTACCGTGTTCTATGCAAGCGTGAGGAAGAAGCAAGTCAGAGAGCCGGTGAAGAATACGTTCTCAAATTATTACTCTAAAAGCATAGGGGATGAAGTTGATTTACCTCCTAGGCATGAGGGACCGGGTGGTAGAAAGGAGGGATTATACTTAATAGAGAGGGCAAAGAAAATAGATTATAGTAGAAGGGATTACCCAGCTGAAGACAACGTAAGCTTTCTTTCCCCACATCTAAAATTTGGAACAGTTTCAGTCAGAGAAGTTTATCATGAACTTAAAGGGAATCAAGCTTTCATAAGGCAACTATATTGGAGGGATTTTTACACACTATTAGCATATCATAACGACAGAGTATTTTCTGAACCTCTAAGGAGAGAATATAAGTACATAGAGTGGGAAAACAATGAAAGGCTATTCACTGCGTGGAAGGAAGGTAGGACTGGATATCCAATAATAGATGCTGGCATGAGACAACTAAATGAAACTGGATACATGCACAATAGAGTTAGGATGCTAACAGCTTTTTTCCTAGTTAAAGTGTTACTAGTAGATTGGAGATGGGGAGAAAAGTATTTTGCAACCAGATTAATCGATTATGACCCAGCTGTAAATAATGGGAATTGGCAATGGGTTGCCTCAGTGGGGACTGACTACATATTTCGTATATTTGACCCATGGAAACAACAGAGGATTTACGATCCAGAAGGTAAATATATCAAGAAATATATTAAAGAGCTAGAACCTTATCCTTCAGAGGTAATACATGAGATTTACAAACATAACGTTCCTAATTACCCTAGACCTATAGTGGACTGGAGAGTTAGGGTGAAATTAGCTAAGAAGTTGTATGAATCTTGCAAAATAAACAGTAAGTTATTTGATTCGGGACGAGAACAACTTTACTAG
- a CDS encoding sodium:solute symporter translates to MLGLAGIITFVVLFVVFAFLGFYGAAWRKGNLDLLHEWGLAGRKLGTILVWFLMGADLYTAYTFIAVPSGLYAKGALYFFAVPYVSLTFAIALLTMPRLWVVSRNRGYVTAADFVKDRFNSRLLAALIAITGVVAELPYIALQIVGMKAVLEMMLLGIGNLALVSEISLIVAFIILAAFTFTSGLRGAALTGVFKDILIWITVISIIVIVPLQYGGFTHAFSVMNAKQLALYSKLSAPLIPAYWSLFLGSALALYLYPHAINGSLSSDDKNKLMYSTALLPIYGIGLAIIALFGVLVYAVPNALNIILTTKNGALTVPALIVSTMPDWAAGIMLAGIFVGGLVPAAIMAIASANLLVRNIVKEVKTNLTPKGETNLAKWLSAVLKFIALAFVFLVPETYAINLQLLGGIIIAQTLPAVFLGLYTDWFNSWALTAGWAVGIVSGSYMFATFGLPRATSVYPTPFGLLYIAVISLAFNLVVSVIGTLIARAIGYKTKGNIATEELRG, encoded by the coding sequence GTGCTAGGTCTGGCCGGTATCATAACATTTGTCGTGCTTTTTGTTGTATTCGCCTTTTTAGGATTTTATGGGGCAGCTTGGAGAAAAGGCAATTTAGATTTACTTCACGAGTGGGGATTGGCGGGTAGAAAGCTAGGAACTATCCTAGTTTGGTTCCTAATGGGAGCTGACCTCTATACTGCATATACGTTCATTGCTGTTCCATCTGGGCTGTATGCTAAAGGAGCACTGTACTTTTTCGCCGTTCCATACGTATCACTTACGTTCGCCATAGCTTTACTAACAATGCCTAGATTATGGGTGGTATCAAGAAATAGAGGTTATGTTACTGCCGCTGATTTCGTTAAAGATAGGTTCAATAGTAGATTGTTAGCTGCTTTAATTGCCATTACTGGGGTAGTAGCTGAATTACCATACATAGCATTACAAATAGTTGGTATGAAGGCTGTCTTAGAGATGATGCTATTAGGTATTGGTAACCTAGCATTAGTTTCTGAAATATCGCTTATTGTAGCATTCATAATTCTCGCTGCATTCACTTTCACCAGCGGGCTGAGAGGTGCTGCACTTACTGGAGTTTTTAAAGACATACTAATCTGGATTACGGTCATCTCTATAATTGTGATTGTTCCATTACAGTACGGAGGATTTACCCATGCATTTAGCGTTATGAATGCAAAACAACTTGCATTATACAGTAAATTATCAGCTCCTTTGATTCCCGCTTACTGGAGTTTGTTCTTAGGGAGTGCACTAGCATTATATTTATACCCTCATGCCATAAACGGTTCATTGAGTTCCGACGACAAGAATAAGCTTATGTATAGTACTGCACTATTGCCAATATACGGAATAGGTTTAGCCATTATTGCACTATTTGGCGTATTAGTTTATGCTGTTCCCAACGCTTTAAATATAATACTTACTACTAAGAATGGAGCCTTAACTGTTCCCGCTTTAATAGTATCAACTATGCCAGATTGGGCTGCGGGTATAATGCTAGCGGGAATTTTCGTAGGTGGTTTGGTCCCAGCCGCGATTATGGCTATTGCTTCAGCTAATCTATTAGTAAGGAATATAGTAAAAGAAGTAAAGACGAACCTTACGCCTAAAGGAGAGACTAACTTAGCTAAATGGTTAAGCGCAGTATTGAAGTTTATTGCATTAGCTTTCGTATTCTTGGTACCAGAGACATATGCCATAAATTTACAATTATTGGGAGGTATAATTATTGCTCAGACCCTGCCGGCAGTATTCTTAGGATTGTATACTGATTGGTTTAATTCTTGGGCTTTAACCGCAGGATGGGCTGTAGGAATTGTGAGTGGAAGTTATATGTTTGCAACCTTCGGATTACCTAGGGCAACTTCGGTTTATCCTACTCCATTTGGGCTATTATATATCGCAGTAATATCACTCGCATTTAACCTAGTAGTATCGGTTATAGGTACATTGATAGCTAGGGCGATTGGTTATAAGACTAAAGGCAATATAGCTACTGAGGAGTTAAGAGGTTAA
- a CDS encoding glycoside hydrolase family 15 protein, with product MTRHLILGNGSLTILYDNTFTPREFYWPLTIADNLERLRFGVWIDGDFKWIESLSPKIDYVDDTLAVYSSFSHNGVDFHLEDAVDMAYDIWIRKVSLSNPDNKDVRICVSVDFHVGGSPDGDTALFDPYSEAMIQYKGSRWFLLSSSIPFYQYATGIKEYKGYLGTWKDCEDGELSGNPIAQGSVDFSVNFKAFNDFYIWIVAGKNYTEARALNDYVKKRSPQVLLKRIKDYWKGWLSKVEDYGEYNSFLRRSLLILQTHFQNNGAIVASLDTDILRFNRDTYNYVWHRDAAFSIMALELMGYFDKPRRFFEFSKNLVTVSGALFQKYTVDGHFGSTWHPWTLEYLPIQEDETALFIYTLWYHFIRWKDVDFIKPYYRPIIKGFANFLVSYRYKEINLPLPSFDLWEERDGIHFYTTVTVIAGLKASAYFARFFGEEDLASKYENVAEQMQRALDLFWVGDHFARTLYIKNGNVYNIDRTVDSSTLLATVFDVIPVEDVRFMKNLNTVEETLNINGGIARYENDSYLKEGKRPNIWFISTLWLSQVYSLMGEKDKAKEKLDWVIRNSLQTGVIPEQISESGNYPSVAPLAWSHAELVRALYALKYGKLNP from the coding sequence ATGACTAGGCATTTAATCTTAGGAAATGGTTCTTTGACTATTTTGTACGATAACACTTTTACTCCTAGAGAGTTCTATTGGCCATTAACTATAGCCGATAATTTAGAGAGGTTAAGATTTGGTGTTTGGATAGATGGTGATTTTAAGTGGATAGAATCTCTTAGTCCGAAAATAGATTACGTTGACGATACTTTAGCAGTTTATTCTTCCTTTTCTCATAATGGCGTAGATTTTCATCTGGAAGACGCAGTGGATATGGCTTATGATATTTGGATAAGGAAGGTTTCTTTAAGTAACCCTGATAATAAAGACGTTAGGATTTGTGTATCAGTGGATTTTCATGTTGGAGGGTCTCCAGATGGAGATACTGCATTGTTCGACCCTTATAGCGAAGCAATGATTCAATATAAGGGCTCTAGATGGTTTTTGTTATCATCATCGATTCCATTTTATCAATATGCTACTGGAATAAAGGAATATAAGGGTTATTTAGGTACGTGGAAAGACTGTGAAGATGGTGAACTGTCTGGAAATCCAATAGCCCAAGGTTCAGTTGACTTTTCAGTGAACTTCAAGGCATTTAACGACTTCTATATATGGATAGTAGCTGGTAAAAACTATACTGAAGCGAGAGCATTGAACGATTACGTTAAGAAGAGATCACCTCAAGTATTGTTAAAGAGAATTAAGGATTATTGGAAGGGCTGGTTAAGTAAGGTAGAAGATTATGGTGAGTATAACTCATTTTTAAGGAGAAGCCTATTAATATTGCAAACTCATTTTCAAAATAATGGAGCTATAGTAGCTTCTTTAGATACTGATATATTACGATTTAATAGAGATACTTACAATTACGTTTGGCATAGAGACGCAGCTTTTTCCATTATGGCTCTGGAATTAATGGGATATTTTGATAAGCCTAGAAGATTTTTCGAGTTTAGTAAAAACCTAGTAACAGTAAGCGGTGCATTATTTCAAAAATATACTGTAGATGGTCACTTTGGTTCTACGTGGCATCCTTGGACTCTAGAATACTTACCTATTCAAGAGGATGAGACAGCATTATTCATCTACACTTTATGGTATCATTTTATTAGGTGGAAGGATGTGGACTTTATAAAACCTTATTATAGGCCTATCATTAAAGGATTTGCCAACTTCCTAGTTAGTTATAGGTATAAGGAAATTAATTTACCATTGCCATCGTTTGACTTATGGGAGGAGAGAGATGGTATCCATTTTTATACTACTGTTACCGTAATAGCTGGTTTAAAGGCTTCTGCATATTTCGCTAGATTCTTCGGTGAAGAAGATCTAGCATCTAAGTACGAGAATGTAGCTGAACAAATGCAAAGAGCTTTAGATCTTTTTTGGGTAGGAGATCATTTCGCGAGGACACTATATATAAAAAATGGAAACGTTTACAATATAGATCGCACAGTTGACTCAAGTACGTTATTAGCTACAGTATTTGACGTAATTCCAGTAGAGGACGTAAGGTTTATGAAAAACTTAAACACTGTTGAGGAAACTCTGAATATTAATGGAGGTATAGCTAGGTATGAAAATGATTCCTATTTAAAAGAAGGTAAGAGACCAAACATTTGGTTTATATCGACTTTATGGTTATCCCAGGTTTACTCGTTAATGGGAGAAAAGGATAAGGCCAAGGAGAAGTTAGATTGGGTTATAAGAAACTCTTTACAGACTGGTGTGATACCAGAACAAATATCTGAGAGTGGCAACTATCCGTCTGTAGCGCCTTTAGCGTGGAGTCATGCTGAGTTAGTTAGGGCATTGTATGCATTAAAATATGGAAAGTTAAATCCATAA
- a CDS encoding GNAT family N-acetyltransferase, which translates to MPEQVKLKKANESDWQKIYELYNSLTDEDLYLRFFHLYRITEDDAKKIASGNDHVTYLAEVEGKIVGEATLHKDGEFSLVVNPNYRGLGIGTILVEKLIEEAKKLNLRIIKFYTLPENTPMIKIGRKLGFKMSFLEDEVYGEMRLSEKEVEVLME; encoded by the coding sequence ATGCCAGAACAAGTTAAGCTTAAGAAAGCTAATGAATCAGATTGGCAAAAAATATATGAGCTATATAACTCTCTAACTGATGAAGATTTATACTTAAGATTCTTTCACCTTTATAGGATTACTGAAGATGATGCGAAGAAAATAGCTTCTGGAAATGATCACGTTACATATTTAGCTGAAGTTGAAGGAAAAATAGTTGGGGAAGCTACTCTGCATAAGGATGGAGAATTCTCCTTAGTAGTAAATCCCAATTATAGGGGACTAGGAATAGGAACTATATTAGTAGAAAAATTGATCGAAGAAGCAAAAAAACTTAACCTAAGGATAATAAAATTTTACACACTCCCTGAGAACACCCCAATGATAAAAATAGGCAGAAAATTAGGGTTTAAGATGTCTTTTCTAGAGGACGAAGTTTATGGCGAAATGAGACTAAGTGAAAAGGAAGTAGAAGTACTAATGGAATAA
- a CDS encoding ParA family protein, protein MKRIDIVSVKGGVGKSFIAYFLTRSLSESKKVLLLDKDLTSTISKIYHIRGSLLSYLTSNSSQEYYKTLGNLTVLNFGCNHNVKSVEPTKIAEIYNVFDENDIIIVDNPPVVSDFCFEKEMESYYIHNSITKKTDYNFITVLPSHQILLDESVAFLKIFLENYLVEFSASHEINDIKTNVLSAVVNMYDRRSKINLSKVYYLTDKIVKLPFIEEAIFSTFDRVKKPKEIDQLTSYILLSLEEM, encoded by the coding sequence ATGAAAAGAATAGACATAGTGAGCGTCAAAGGTGGAGTAGGAAAGTCATTTATAGCTTATTTCCTAACGAGAAGTCTAAGTGAATCTAAGAAAGTACTCTTATTAGATAAGGACTTAACGTCAACGATAAGTAAGATATATCATATAAGGGGAAGCTTGCTATCCTATTTAACCTCTAACTCGTCTCAAGAGTATTATAAGACCTTAGGAAATTTAACCGTACTAAATTTTGGTTGTAATCACAATGTTAAAAGCGTTGAACCTACTAAGATAGCTGAAATATACAATGTATTTGATGAAAACGATATAATAATCGTGGATAATCCTCCAGTAGTATCCGATTTTTGCTTTGAGAAAGAAATGGAATCCTACTACATTCATAATTCAATAACAAAGAAAACTGATTATAACTTCATAACCGTATTACCATCCCATCAGATTCTATTGGATGAAAGTGTAGCATTTTTGAAAATATTTCTTGAAAATTATTTAGTGGAATTTAGTGCCTCACACGAAATTAATGATATTAAAACTAACGTCTTGTCTGCAGTAGTAAATATGTATGATAGGAGGTCTAAAATCAACTTAAGTAAGGTTTATTACTTAACTGATAAAATCGTTAAATTACCATTCATCGAAGAGGCAATATTTAGTACTTTCGACAGAGTAAAAAAGCCTAAGGAGATAGATCAGCTTACAAGTTATATCCTATTAAGCTTAGAAGAAATGTGA
- a CDS encoding winged helix-turn-helix domain-containing protein: protein MAKKRSKLEIIQAILEACKSGAPKTRIMYGANLSYALTGRYIKTLIDLEIIRQEGKLYLLTKKGEELLDDIRKFNDMRKQMEQLREKINGVLTIKQ, encoded by the coding sequence ATGGCTAAGAAAAGAAGCAAATTGGAAATAATACAAGCTATTCTTGAGGCATGCAAATCTGGAGCTCCAAAGACAAGAATTATGTATGGAGCTAACTTAAGCTATGCTTTAACTGGAAGATACATAAAGACCTTAATTGACCTAGAGATTATAAGACAAGAAGGTAAATTGTATCTGTTGACCAAAAAAGGAGAGGAGTTGTTAGATGATATAAGGAAGTTCAATGATATGAGGAAGCAGATGGAACAGCTAAGAGAGAAGATAAACGGAGTATTAACGATAAAACAATAG
- a CDS encoding DMT family transporter, with protein MQRVIVSFLRWILPLSVVWGLSFPLTKIITFSISPMIVSVARVAVGSIFFYLLGRGISIGIKQFINALLNFIIFLSFLNLGINFSPNPGLVAIMVYTQPVFVLLIEYFLGNRISTKGIIGVILGVIGVISSATLSFNLGLLFGIIASLSWAGGTIYYSRKLTNENLIKLNAFMTLISIPFLSALTPIDYYFNYNLFSLILLVILALLAQVMGFYFWFNGVKELGSIYASSGALLVPVMAYVLSFLILKVIPTPVQIIGSIITLIGVYLTISSRIVRNK; from the coding sequence ATGCAAAGGGTCATAGTATCTTTCTTAAGATGGATACTTCCTTTATCAGTAGTTTGGGGCTTATCATTCCCCTTAACTAAAATAATAACTTTTTCAATTTCACCTATGATAGTTAGCGTGGCTAGGGTTGCAGTAGGCTCGATTTTTTTCTATCTTTTAGGTAGGGGAATCTCCATTGGGATTAAACAATTCATAAACGCACTTCTAAACTTTATCATATTTTTATCATTCCTTAACTTGGGGATAAACTTCTCCCCTAATCCGGGATTAGTAGCGATAATGGTCTATACTCAACCCGTATTCGTATTGTTAATAGAATATTTTTTAGGAAATAGGATAAGTACCAAGGGTATTATAGGAGTAATTTTAGGAGTTATAGGAGTAATTTCTTCAGCTACATTATCATTTAATTTAGGTTTATTATTTGGAATAATAGCCTCATTGTCATGGGCGGGAGGTACAATTTATTATTCGAGAAAGTTAACTAATGAAAATCTAATCAAACTTAATGCTTTTATGACATTAATCTCCATACCGTTTTTATCGGCGTTAACTCCAATAGACTACTACTTCAATTATAATTTGTTTTCATTAATCCTTCTAGTAATTTTAGCACTATTAGCCCAGGTTATGGGCTTCTACTTCTGGTTTAATGGTGTTAAAGAGTTAGGGAGTATTTATGCCAGTTCTGGAGCTCTATTAGTACCAGTTATGGCTTATGTACTTAGTTTCTTAATATTGAAAGTAATTCCAACACCTGTACAAATAATAGGTTCAATTATAACACTCATAGGAGTCTATTTAACGATAAGTAGTAGAATAGTGAGAAACAAATAA